In Candidatus Hydrogenedentota bacterium, the genomic stretch GCTGCCCCATCCGAACGCGGGCAGTATGAAATCTTTGGTTTGCCCAACCGCAATATCCGTCGGGACATCGAACTGAAAGTTCTTCACCACCCACTCGTCTACAGGAGTGCCCAGGACGTCCGTGTATTGCGCCCACTTGCCGTCCTGGTTCAGGTCCGCCGCCATGTTGATGTACCGGGTGCCTGGCGAAGCATGCGCCGGAATCGTGACGCGAACGAGGGTGAAGCACGGGACAGGAATTTGAACAACCAGGAAGAAGAACCCCGCGAATCCGTCGTCGAAGAAATCCCGGTTGATTACCTTCGCGCCCGGCTCGCCATCCACGAGGACGCCCAGCACCTCTTCGCTGAGGTCCGCATGATAAGGGCCAGTGCGCCCCGGAAATGTGGTGTTGCCCGTAGGACTCTTGGTCGGGTAATGGCCCTTGGTGAACCCGAATTGCCCGGACCCGGCTTGGTCTGGCGCATCGCCGAAATCGGCGTCTGCCCAAGTCACGCCGCAAAGCGCCCCTACAAGGACCGCGGCCAACACGGGCACGAATCCCAACCGGCAATGGTGCCTATCCTTATCAGTCATAGCATTTTCTCCTCGAGAAATGGAGAGAGCGCACACTGCTTCTTGTGATGCAAACTCTCCTGCCTCTAGCCTGATTCAACCCTTTGCAAAGAAAAAGGTTACAAATGAAGCCCAAACGAATCAGGATACCGGGGTTAAACGAACAGCCTTCCCACAACTTCATCCTAACGCCTCAACTGTACCGTGTGGTCGTAGAATTGTCAAGGTGTTTTAGCTTTTTTGTCAGTTTGAAAGGGACGGTGGTGGGGGAGAGAACGGAGCAGGGCCACGGTGTAGAGGTGCATAGAAGCCGCCCCAAAAAGACTATCCCCCCGCTGCGACCAACCGGCCACTGAGCAGGCACTCAGGGAAAACTTTCGAGGAAGACGCCGCCGGTGCGCGCCGGCGCACACGCCCGGCTACGTCCGCCTATACTACACAACTGTTGAGTTCCATATTGCTTTGGGAAGAGCAGATTGCATATCATCGATCGTGCGGTTTCGGGGAGCGTTTGGGCAAGCGGGAGGGCGTTATGGGCGGCCTGTTTGGTGTTGCTTCGCGCAAGGATTGCGTTCACGACCTGTTCTACGGAACGGATTACCACTCGCATCTGGGCACCTGCCGGGGCGGATTGGCCACGTTGAACCCGGACGGGTTCGCGCGCCACATCCACGACATTTCCAACGCGCAGTTCCGGTCGAAGTTCGAAGACGACATCAAGACGATGCGCGGCAATCTCGGCATCGGCGTGATCAGCGACAACGAATCGCAGCCGTTGATTATCGGGTCCCATCTCGGCAAATACGCCATCGTCACCGTTGGCGCGGTCAAGAACGCCGAACAACTGACGAAAGAAGCCTACCGAAAACGGACCACGCACTTTTCCGAGATGAGCGGCGGCGGCATAAACACGACCGAACTCGTCGCCACCCTCGTCAACGAGGGAAGCACGTTCGAGGAAGGCATCCGCAACGCGCAGGCTCGTATCGAAGGCTCTTGTTCGCTGCTCATCCTGTGCGAGCATGGCATCTATGCGGCGCGCGACCGGCTCGGCCGGACGCCCGTTATCGTGGGACAGCGCCTCGATGGCGAGGCTTTTGCGGTCACCCTGGAAACGACCGCTTTCCCCAATCTCCGGTACGAAGTCGAGCGTTACCTTGGCCCCGGCGAGATCGTGCTGCTGACGCCGGACGGCCTGGAACAGAAAGCGCCGCCCGGCGAGTGCATGCAGGTCTGCGCGTTCCTCTGGGTCTATTACGGATTCCCCGCGTCCAGTTACGAGGGTATCAACGCGGAAGCGGTGCGCTACCGCTGCGGCGCGGCGCTCGCGCGAAAGGACGCGTCGTCTGTCGACATCGTGGCGGGCATTCCGGATTCGGGCACCGGCCACGCCATCGGCTATGCGAACGAGGCGCATATCCCTTACGCGCGGCCCTTCACGAAATACACGCCCACCTGGCCTCGCAGCTTCATGCCGCAGGTCCAGGAGATGCGCGAACTCGTGGCGCGCATGAAACTCATTCCCATCCG encodes the following:
- a CDS encoding amidophosphoribosyltransferase, which translates into the protein MGGLFGVASRKDCVHDLFYGTDYHSHLGTCRGGLATLNPDGFARHIHDISNAQFRSKFEDDIKTMRGNLGIGVISDNESQPLIIGSHLGKYAIVTVGAVKNAEQLTKEAYRKRTTHFSEMSGGGINTTELVATLVNEGSTFEEGIRNAQARIEGSCSLLILCEHGIYAARDRLGRTPVIVGQRLDGEAFAVTLETTAFPNLRYEVERYLGPGEIVLLTPDGLEQKAPPGECMQVCAFLWVYYGFPASSYEGINAEAVRYRCGAALARKDASSVDIVAGIPDSGTGHAIGYANEAHIPYARPFTKYTPTWPRSFMPQVQEMRELVARMKLIPIREIIQGRRLLFCEDSIVRGTQLRDTIQRLYDYGALEVHMRPACPPLVFPCKFLEFSRSRTDLDLASRRAIKELEGDDESHYEEYADPHSERHAVMVERIGQRIGLTTLKYQELNDLVEAIGLPKNKLCTYCWDGCESCDGRQLSLLDHPCVKPAEPGANSPPRKPKRRSKTPSTISK